Part of the Lycium ferocissimum isolate CSIRO_LF1 chromosome 6, AGI_CSIRO_Lferr_CH_V1, whole genome shotgun sequence genome, CACATGCATAGTCATACCCACTTCCCACCTTTGACTAACCAAGATTGGAACAGAAAGTTAAGGTGAAATGAGACAAACGAATTGAAAATTTTACCAAAGAGAGAAACCATTTTTCTTTGACAATCCCTGTTACTAGGAACTAACTTCTCCGGCTAATTTGAATTCGAGCTACGTCATTAAAGAGGAAGCATTTCCTATCCTATTTTCTCCATTTAATAAATTGATAGAAATTAGAGTAACTTGATTTAGCTTAAAATAGATCGATTGTGTATATAgtttttacactatcaatatATTTTAACCTGTGCAGATAATAATTATTTAACTTTCAATAGGTTACTAATCTCACTTTTTATGAACGATTACATGCATCTTTTTACGTTATTGTTTAATATTATTGTATACTCAAATAAGTTTGAGAAGTTCaatttaaaacttcaaaaaaaaaaaaaaaaaaaaaaaaaaaaaaaaaagctcattgaattgaatgaaaatgcaTTTAACCACCCCTGCTAAACAACTGTCTACATTGATTATCCAGTTGAAAGTTGTTGTGATCCGTTTTCTTTAATTACGTATTTGTTGTATTACAAGTCACAGCACCGAACATCCAAAGCCATTTATTAGTTTAATTACCCcctcaatgcatatatataaaggcaacTCTTCTTTCCCAATCACACCAAAACCCTTCATTTAGTTTCTTTCTAAAAAGAAACACCACGTAGCCTCttgctttctctctctctattacctttcttctttattcttttgttataGCTGCCTACCATACAACTTCAATGgctaatttttctttgagtttcATTGTTGGGATTATTTTGATGAGCCCATTAACAAAAGGTGGGGTGGTAGAGGGAAGAGCATTTTTTGTGTTTGGAGATTCATTGGTTGATACTGGAAACAACAACTTCTTGGCTACAAGTGCTCGTGCAGATTCCCCTCCTTATGGCATTGATTTTCCAACTCACCGTCCCACTGGCCGATTCTCTAATGGCCTTAATATTCCTGACATTATCAGTTAAATTCCTCTCTTCTTAATTTCAAACTATCTGCTTTTTTCACCACTTTAAAACCTTATCTTTTGACATGGCTAAAGTCATAGAGTACACATTGCACTAGTCATGCTCACTCATGCACATTAGTATCTAGGCTTGATGCATGTATAGGGGCAGAGTTAGAGTGTTCGGTTCGGCCGAACTTTAggtcaaactttttttttgtctcgAAAAttcattgcatatatatatatagattatcattgcatatatatatagattattaatttagaacctaGTAACTTAAAAGGATTAGAATTCAGAACTTATAAACTTCAAGTTTTGTTCCGACTATGTGAATGTAGACATGCATGAATGGCCAGACAAGACTTCTCTGGCCCTTTCTCTGTGTGGTTGCATTCCATTCCAAAATACACATCTTTGAGTCCACCTTTTTGTTagtttctattttttctttattactaGGACTATAAGCTTTACAACCTCCAAAGTAATTTCTGCCAGTTTTACTCCACTACATAACTGGCGATTTTTTTCACATTTGGTTGTGTCATGTGTGCATGCATGCAGCCATTTTTCTTATTCTGTGGCAGGCACACGTGGTCCTCTTTAGTGAACTCAAAGTTTTGTGGATCCAAAAGTGTAAGATTTGGATCAACAAATTtgtgagacaaaaaaaaaaatctcacatAACTAGTGTCAGTTGTGTGAGGcacaaattaaaataaaaaatttatcattGCTCTATTAATTGGAAGAATACAAAAAAGGATTACCACCTACACAGAGAACAGAGAAACAATCAGTATACCCAGATGGCAATCTTTAAGGAAGTGTCTCATTTCATTTGCGTACTTGTAGTATTAATTCAAAGACAAATCCTATACTCGAAATTTCTAATAAATtagatttcctttttcttttcttgggcAGATTTTTATCAGGACCACAGCTATGAttatccttttttctttctttttctttttcctataaatggttatttattaaaatttgttTTCTACTTGTTAACGTAATTATTAGGTGAAAAACTTGGGATGGAGCGTACATTACCATACTTGAGTCCAGAGCTTCAAGGGAAAAAGCTTCTTGTTGGTGCCAATTTTGCTTCTGCTGGGGTTGGCATACTTAATGACACTGGAATTCAATTTGTAAGTTTTATTTAAATCTTAAACTTCCGCTCAAAACCATTATTGGCAACATTAATTGATTTTGTAGTTTTAACCTTCAATGATTTATTAtagatgtttatatatattgctGTTGATTTATTGCTAATTGGCTAGATTTCCTCTTTAACATtgagaaataaaataagaagatAATTACAGTCCAATTTCTTTTGGTGatctaatttacaaaatatcCACCAAATGTAtagattatatatattaagtgtgtgtacacacacacacattaaaacatacataaataaatatataatttacataataagtgtatatgttatgtatattttggctagcgtCCGTAATTAATTTTGACCgacgggccaaaaatgaaaaaaagccCGAACTGAAATATtcccttcgtcccaatttatgtgtcatcATTCAGATTAAGAGTCAAATGAGTTTTTCTTTGATCACGattttttcatgtcttttaaatatttttgaattgttaattattgtgacctattgtactttttacgtagtttccaaatatataaattttatttaaagaaTCTTAAAGATTCTATGTTCGATTTGAGAGTCAAAATCAAAAAGTTCGAGTCTCAAAATATAACATTTTTAGCCGGTTtttatcttcattttcttgtGCACTTCATACATTTCTCACCACTAAGCCGGGCTATTTCAGGTAAATATCATAAGGATTGGGCAACAGCTGGAGTACTTTGCTGAATACCAAAAAAGAGTGGCTGCTTTAGTAGGGAGTGAAAAGGCAAAGAAACTAGTGAAGGAGGCTCTAGTTCTAATAACACTTGGTGGCAACGATTTTGTCAACAACTATTATTTGATCCCTATTTCTCTGAGATCTCGCCAATATGTCCTTCCTGATTATATCGTCTTTATCATCTCTGAGTACAAAAAAGTTCTTAAGGTAACTATACTTTTTCCTCTAAATTGCCTGCGTATATAATGTCAAGTAGCAACAGCATGTCTTGCAAGTTGAAAATTTAAGTAATCTTTTTTGTCACTATTGGGacactaaaataaaattattcaagTTGCTTTTTCACACGTATAATGAGCATTCTccctaggaaaaaaaaaaagatgatgtATTAATCCATTTTGGTGATGGAGTTTGCTAGTTTAGCGACACATTTTGTCCGGTGAGTTTATTTTATAGTGTAACTCTATCTCGAagaataatatatttatttgataTGTGAAGATTGTAAACCAAAAATTTGATtatgccaaaaaaataaaaataggaacGAGGATGCCATTACATTTTGAGTTCTAATGCGAGGCtacaaaaatatagaataaaTTAATTAGGCTGTaattttgaagtttatgaaaGGGAACATTCGAGGAAGGGGCCATGGAAAATAGGGATTCAAGGATTGGAATATGTAGGTCATAATCCATAGCATTTTTGAGTATATgggcaaaagaaagaaggatagaGGATTCAGTAGACTTTGAACCAGTGCAGACCTACTTTAGAAAGGAAATAAATCCTGCATGTGATTATTGTACAATTATTAGCTGTGCCATTATATTTCAAGTCATTTTATGTAGCACATTGTAAGGACAATGACATTTCACTCCACAAacacgcccccccccccccaccccgaCATTCATTCCATTATTGGCACCACCATCTTATTCCCCTTCTCTTTATTGAATTCGAAGATCTATCTCAAAGCAACATGAATAGGTTATACATAGCCAGCAATGTATAGGTTATGTATATTAAgcataaaatatacatattgtattcataaatatacataaaatatacaaagccAGTGTAtaagttttgtatattttggctagtgCCCATAATTAATTTCGGCCGATAGgacaaaatgaagaaaaaaaaaaagccttaatcttttaagttatatgtactgacaatttaattttatcatGCAGAAACTCCACAGGTTAGGAGCTCATAGAATTATCGTGACGGGGACAGGGCCACTAGGTTGTGTGCCAGCGGAATTAGCCCAAAGAAGCAGGGATGGCAACTGTGATGATGAATTGCAGCAAGCAGCAGTAATGTTCAATCCTGCGCTAGTTGAGATGCTTAATGGCCTCAACAGTGAGATAGGCAGCCATGTTTTCGTTGCAGCTAACACAAATCAAATGCACTTGGACTTCATTACTAATCCTCAAGCTTTTGGTACGTACTTTAAGCCTTCATAATTATTACTCCCTACTTACTTTTGTCATTGTTAGCATAAAAAGTTTAGATGACAGTAATAATTGGTTGTAGCAACATAAGTTGGCTTCTTCCTAGGCTTTAAATGATGTCTCATATTTTTAGTCCTCTCTAACATCTACTGTCAGAGTGGGAGTAGAGGGTAGTACTTAATGAAAAATCACAGCGTGTAACATTT contains:
- the LOC132059574 gene encoding GDSL esterase/lipase At5g33370-like, which codes for MANFSLSFIVGIILMSPLTKGGVVEGRAFFVFGDSLVDTGNNNFLATSARADSPPYGIDFPTHRPTGRFSNGLNIPDIISEKLGMERTLPYLSPELQGKKLLVGANFASAGVGILNDTGIQFVNIIRIGQQLEYFAEYQKRVAALVGSEKAKKLVKEALVLITLGGNDFVNNYYLIPISLRSRQYVLPDYIVFIISEYKKVLKKLHRLGAHRIIVTGTGPLGCVPAELAQRSRDGNCDDELQQAAVMFNPALVEMLNGLNSEIGSHVFVAANTNQMHLDFITNPQAFGFVTSKIACCGQGPYNGIGLCTPFSNLCPNRDEYAFWDPFHPTERANRIIVEQILTGTTEYMHPMNLSTILVIDSKA